From Coturnix japonica isolate 7356 chromosome 3, Coturnix japonica 2.1, whole genome shotgun sequence, the proteins below share one genomic window:
- the GPR75 gene encoding probable G-protein coupled receptor 75, whose product MNATGRLPAGGEEEPPSAELLPLGGNGSAAAGLREGTHTATVAACASLLALVFCLGSYGNLIVFLSFFDPALRKFRTNFDFMILNLSFCDLFICGVAAPMFAFVLFFDWARGVPGAFCFTFHLTSSGFIIMSLKTVAVIALHRLRMVLGKQPHRAAPFPCTLLLTLLLWATSFTLATMATLRTHGSRLCLPMSSFARGDGKVILYLYVTDFICCVAVVSVSYVMIAQALRRNAQVRKCPPVVAVGASRPQPFVVPPAAGAGQSALPALYRNQGSGKPQHGQAHGYTTHLGQPPAAGRLQLVSAVNLSAAKDSRAVVTCVVIVLSVLVCCLPLGISLVQDVLSSSGGFVLYQFELCGFTLIFFKSGLNPFIYSRNSAGLRRRALWCLQYLSLVFFCCKQKTRLRAMGKGSLEVNRNKSSHHETNSAYVLSPKPQKKFVDQACGPSHSKESVLSPKASYGHQHYGQSSSTPMNTRIEPYYSIYNSSPSQEASTPNSLQPVNSTFGFTKSYIAMHYHTTTDLVRDYDSASTKPIPLPSV is encoded by the coding sequence ATGAACGCGACGGGGCGGCTGCCGGCGGGGGGCGAGGAGGAGCCCCCCTCTGCCGAGCTGCTGCCGCTGGGCGGGAACGGCAGCGCCGCCGCCGGGCTGCGGGAGGGCACCCACACGGCCACCGTGGCGGCCTGCGCCTCGCTGCTGGCCCTCGTCTTCTGCCTGGGCTCCTACGGCAACCTCATCGTCTTCTTGTCCTTCTTCGACCCGGCCCTCAGGAAATTCAGGACCAACTTCGACTTCATGATCCTCAACCTCTCCTTCTGCGACCTCTTCATCTGCGGGGTGGCCGCCCCCATGTTCGCCTTCGTGCTGTTCTTCGATTGGGCCCGCGGCGTGCCGGGCGCCTTCTGCTTCACCTTCCACCTCACCAGCTCCGGCTTCATCATCATGTCGCTGAAGACGGTGGCGGTGATTGCGCTGCACCGCCTGCGCATGGTGCTGGGGAAGCAGCCGCACCGCGCCGCGCCATTCCCCTGCACGCTGCTGCTCACCCTGCTGCTCTGGGCCACCAGCTTCACCCTGGCCACCATGGCCACCTTGAGGACCCACGGCTCCCGCCTCTGCCTGCCCATGTCCAGCTTTGCGCGTGGGGACGGTAAGGTCATCCTCTACCTCTACGTCACCGACTTCATCTGCTGCGTGGCCGTGGTGTCCGTCTCGTACGTCATGATTGCCCAGGCCCTGCGGAGGAATGCCCAGGTGAGGAAGTGCCCGCCTGTGGTGGCCGTGGGCGCCTCCAGACCGCAACCCTTTGTGGTGCCGCCAGCTGCCGGTGCTGGGCAGAGCGCCTTGCCCGCCTTGTACAGGAACCAGGGCTCCGGCAAGCCGCAGCACGGCCAGGCTCACGGCTACACCACACATCTGGGCCAGCCACCAGCTGCTGGCCGGCTGCAGCTCGTGTCAGCTGTCAACCTATCCGCAGCCAAAGACTCCAGGGCGGTGGTGACGTGTGTTGTCATCGTGCTTTCTGTCCTGGTGTGCTGCCTGCCGCTGGGCATCTCTTTGGTGCAGGACGTGCTGTCCAGCAGCGGTGGCTTTGTGCTCTATCAGTTTGAACTGTGTGGATTTACTCTCATTTTTTTCAAATCTGGATTAAACCCTTTTATATATTCCCGCAACAGCGCCGGACTTCGGAGACGAGCCCTGTGGTGCCTGCAGTACCTGTCCCTTGTCTTTTTCTGCTGCAAGCAGAAGACGAGGCTTCGAGCCATGGGCAAAGGCAGCCTGGAGGTCAACAGGAACAAGTCGTCCCACCATGAGACCAATTCAGCATACGTGTTGTCTCCTAAGCCTCAGAAAAAGTTTGTGGACCAGGCCTGTGGTCCTAGTCATTCCAAGGAGAGCGTGCTGAGTCCCAAGGCGTCCTACGGGCATCAGCACTATGGACAGAGCAGCTCAACCCCCATGAACACTCGAATCGAGCCCTATTACAGCATCTACAACAGCAGCCCTTCCCAGGAAGCCAGCACCCCAAATAGCTTACAGCCAGTGAACTCAACTTTTGGATTTACCAAATCCTACATTGCCATGCACTACCACACCACCACCGACTTGGTGCGAGACTACGACAGCGCTTCGACCAAGCCGATACCGCTACCCTCAGTGTAA